In the genome of Variovorax sp. PAMC26660, the window CTTTGTCGGCGCGGTGCACAAGGACGGGCAGGCAACGGTCCTCGAATATGACCCGAGCGCAGACGCATGGCGAACGCTCGCGCCGATGAGCGCCGGTCGCGGCTCCGTGGGCGTGGCGGTGCTCGACGGCAAGGTGTATGCGATCGGCGGGCGCAACCCCGCCAACGCCACGGTCCCGACCAACGAGGTCTACGACCCGGCCACGAACACGTGGACGGCCTTGGCACCGTTGCCGAAGGCGCGGGATCACGCGGCAGTGATTGCTGCCGGGGGCAAGATTCACGTCATCGGTGGCCGGTTCACCGGGCCGGGCGATCGAACCGATCTCCACGATATCTATGACCCGGCGAGCAACACCTGGACTTCAGGGCCGCCGCTGCCCACTGCACGCAGCGGCCTGGCCTATGCGCTCTACAGGGGGTAATCGTGCTTTCCGTGCAGATTGACACGGTTCGCCATCAAAGCCTTGTTTGATGCGGCTTCTGGGCGATCTGAACTGGCGCTTTTTGTGCAATTCGTGGCTTCTTTCAGGCGTTGTACATTTCCCTGAGTTCATGAGGAGATGTCGTTCATGTCCACGTACGCCTATCGGTTCGTCGGCCGGGAGAGCTTGCCCAGTCGACTGACGGAATTCGATCTCGAGCAGTTCTTTCAACTCACAGTTGAAGACGTCGAGGCCATCCGAGAGCGTTTCAGGGTGCCACATCGGGGTGCCGCCGCACTTCAACTTCTGTTCTTGCGCGCGTCGGGCCGCCCACTGGATCGTTTCGCGGCGCTACCACGCAACCTGCTGGCGTACGTTTCCCAAAAACTTGCCACGCCGGCCCTGTCCATTGCCAGCCTGCGCAGCCTGTATCAACGCCGCCCGACTCTGTATGAGCATCAATTGTGGACTCGGAACCACCTGGGCCTGAGCGACCTGGGCGGGGCCGCAGAGGCCGAAGTCACGGCTTTGCTCCACTTGCAAGCGGCCGAGGCCTCGCACGCCGACGATCTGGTCACCGCGGCCAACCATTGGCTCTACGATCACCGCATCCTGATTCCCGGGGAACGCCGAGTGCGCGACTGGGCACGCGATGCCTTCGCAACTGTCGAGGCCGGGATCCTCAAAACCATCACCGCCGCTGTGCCGACGCCAGCACTGAAACGCTGCCGGGACTCCGCCTACAGCCTGCGCCCTGACGGCATTGCCACTCACCTCGAATGGCTCAAGACCCCACCCAAACGGGACGGCCCCAGCACCTTCGCCGAAACCCTTGACAAGATCCGCTACCTCAAGTCCTTGGCCGTGCACGAATGGGCCCTGGAGAAACTTGCTCTGGCCAAGCAGCGGGCCTATGCCCAGCAGGTCCAGGGCCGCCGTCCGGCCAAGACGCGTGAACTCAAGGAATCGCGTCAGACCATTGAGCTCGTGTGCTTCCTGCATGTGAGCCTGCTCGAATTCACCGACGTGGTGATGCATCAGAGCAGCCGGCGCAGCCAGAAGCTGTTTCGGGATGCCGCGCAAAAGGCCCTGGCCATCCGGGGCAAGCCCGACACCGTGGCGCGTCAACAAGCGACCATCGCTCGCGAAGTCCTGCGCGACACGACCAAGACCTGGCAAGCGCGAGGCCTTGAAGCCGATCGGCTGTTGAGCGAACTGCTGGACGTTCCGCACAAGAGCTTTTCCTCTCAGGTGCGCCAGGCGCTGTCCGCGGACCACCAGCGCGTTGCCGCCTTCCTCGGCGGCATGGAAGGCCTGGCGTTCGGTGGTCAGTCCAACGACGCGGGCTTCCAGCAATGGACCGCCTGGCGCGAGCTTCGGGACACGAAGGCCAGTGAACTGCCGGCGGACTTCAGCTTGCCCGACGTCGGCCCCGCCTGGCGCGAACTGGTGCGCGATGCCGATCCCAAGCGCGGCCTGCAGGCCTTCGCCGCCTGCACCATGATGTCCATGCGCAAGAGCTTGCGTAGCGGCGCGGCCTGGATCGACCATTCCCTGAGTTTTCGCTCACGCGATCAGATGCTCATTTCGCCCGAGGAGTGGGCCCGGAACCGGGACAGGTACATCGCCTTGCTCGGCGCGCCAGCCAAGGTCGACGACTTGCTCGAGCGGCTGCAGGACAACCTGCGCGCCGGCGTCGCCGCAGTCGCTGAAGCCTGCGAGAAAGGCAAGGTCGAGATTGGCGCCGACGGCATGCTGCACCTGCCTCCGGTCAGTGCGTTGCCCGACGACGGCGAGCCGCGCCGCATGCGCGAGTTGATCTACAAATGGATCGGCGATGTGCAGTTCCCTGACCTCCTACTGGAGATCGATGCCTTGTGCAACTTCAGCGAAGCGCTGCTGGGTCACCGGGCCCAGACCGTGGCCGAACTGCTTGCCTTGTACGCCGCCTTGCTCGCCCACGGCACGGACATCGATGCCAAGAGCGTGGCTGCCATGATTCCGGGCTTGGACATGCCCAAGGTCTCCGTGGCGATGCGCGCACTGGAGACCCACGGCCGCCTGCGGCGCGCGAATGAACGGGTGGTCGAATTCCAGGGCCGCATTCCGATGGCCGCACACTGGGGCAGCGGCGAGAAGGCCTCTTCGGACATGATGGCGCTGGATGCTTCACGCCACCTGTGGAACGCCCGTGTCGATCCGCGCCGGCGCACCTTTGCCGTGGGCATCTACACCCACATCCTGGATCGCTGGGGCATCAGCTACGACCAGCCCATCGTGCACAACGAGCGCCAGGCCGGGGTGGCAGTCAACGGCGTCGAGCAGCACAACCGCAGCCAGGACCGCATCCGGCTGTCTTTGCTGGCGGTGGACACCCACGGCTATACGAATCCGGCCATGGCGGTCGCCAAACTGCTCGGCTTCGATCTGTGCCCCAGACTGCGGGACCTCTCCGAACGCAAGCTGCACCTGCCGACCGGGTTCGAAGCTCCCGAAGGCATCGAGCGGGTGACAGTCAAACGGGTATCGCTCAAGGCCATACGTGCCGGCTGGGACGAACTGCTGCGGGTGATCGCCTCGGTGCGCATCGGCAAGATCGACGCCAATCTCGCATTGCGCTACCTTGGCAGCGCAGCCAAGGGCGATCCGGCCTACAAGGCCGCCGACCACCTGGGCCGGCTGCTGCGCAGCATCTTTCTTTGCGACTACATCACCATCGAGGACTTCCGGCGCGAGATTCATACGCTGCTCAGCCGCGGCGAGTCGGTCCACCTGCTGCAGCGCGCCGTCTACACCGGCAAGCTGCCCACCGAGCGCGGCCGTCGGGGCGACGAGATGAAGGCCATCTCGGGCTCGCACGCGCTGCTCACCAACATCGTGTTGGCCTGGAATACACACCGCATGAACGACGTGGTGGAGCGCCTGCGCAAGGACGCCATGGCCATTGACGATGCCTGGCTGCGCCGGATCGGTCCGGTGCACTTCGGGCACATCAATTTCCGGGGGACGTTCAAGTTCGCGATCGAGCGATATGCGCAAGCGCTGCTGCAGCGCGCGCCTGAGGTCGCTCCATCAAGGCGGGCGGCGTGACGTCCGCCACCACTGGAGCCGTGAACGCCATGCCGACCACTCGCCCTCGAATCTACCTGCCGGGTCCCGATGTCCATCATCCGAACGCCCGTACGATCTTTGCCGGCCTTAAGCTCCATTGCGACCGCCTTGGCCTGGTGGTGGGCTAGGCGACAACTCTGGCCTGCTTTGAATCGTTGTTGGGATTGCCCTGATAGGGCTGCCGAATCCATTCACGCAAGGACCCCTGACCTTGAACGAGCTCTTCATCTGGAGGTAACAGTGGCAACTTATGAGAGGGTGACCATCGTGACCGGCTGCTTTCACGTAGTCGACGCAAACGGCAATGAAAGCACGGTGACCGAGTACATGACCTACCTCGTGCGTGTGAGCACGACGAAATCCTATTCGCCGATGCTGGGCGGCATCATGTACTACCTGAGCGATGGCACCGGCGTGCGGCGCACATGCGCTAACTACTTTGCCAGTGAAAACGGCGCTAAGCGATTCTTCGTGACCGGCAAACGCCAACAGCAGGCCGCTACGACCCTGGCGAACATGCAAAGCACCGCACCAGCCGGAGCTCAATTGCAGTGACTGGACGCGACAAAGGGCTTCGAACAAAACCGACTGGCTGCCGGTTGTGGGGGGCCCGGTAGCGCGACAGCCGCGTACAGCCACCATGCGTGGCCCACCAATTTGGCGCCGGGCCAACGCGTATCGCGCAGGTGCTGGCGACCCGCATCCGATCCAGGTACATGGGCCCTTCTGCAGCTTGATTTGTGGCGGAAGTCGCAGTTGCACGGATTAGCCCGTCTTCATTTTCTGTTCCGCTGCGTTGTTAGGGTTCACACACAACAACCACGGGACTCTCATGAGGATCACCAACATTCTGCTGGCCGCCACGTTGGCTGCATCGGCCTTGCCCGTTCTGGCACAGGTATCCGTCAACATCAACGTGCCTGGCATCGTGCAACTGCCCCCGCCGGCCCCTCGCTACGAAAGTCTGCCACGCCCCAGGCCTGGTCAGGTCTGGGTGCCGGGTTATTGGCAATGGAACGAGCGCGCCTACGCGTGGCATCCCGGGTATTTTGTTGCTGCACGGCCGAACTACGCCTATGCGCCGGGTGAATGGGTGCGCGACGATGGTGGCTGGCGTTGGAGGGAGGGCAACTGGCGCCGCGCAGAACGCCGGGAAAGACGTGAGCATGACCGTTACGACGACCACGACGGCGACGGCGACCGTCCCGGCGGCCATCATTGCCCTCCGGGACAGGCTAAGAAAGGCCGTTGCTAATCGACAAGGCCAGGGCTGCTTTGGCCGAGCGTCCAACTCCGTGCGCCGTGCGTTGGAGGGGACGGCGATGCGTCGTGAGAATGGAATGCCGTGGCTGAGACGATTGACCTCCATCGTTCACCCGTAAAATGCCGGCAAGACGTTTCGAGAGCGAGTGCAATACGGACGTGCTGCCTTTAGGGGTCCTGCGGCGCAGGGGTAACAGAAGCTCGCCAGGCTATCCAGCAATGGATGCCAGAAAAGCCCTGCGGGGCCTTTTTCTTTGGGGCCACTGGCTCACAGCGACGTCGCGAAAGCCTTGCGGAGATTGATGAGTTCGGTCGTGAAGCTGGTTGATCGGAAATGATCAGAGTGACGCTGGCAATGCTCAGTCCCAGACGCCACCGATGCCGACACGCAAGGCGAGGGTTCCGCGCCCGGTCGCGGATGCGCCACCGGTCACGCTCCAGCGGCCGCTGTCGGCGGTCTTGCGCAGGGAGACTCCCACCGCGGTTTGCCGCTCGTAGTGCCCCATTCCCGCTGCATAGGTCACCTTGCCCGGAATGTAGGGCGCGCTTTCCATCGCCAGGGCCGCGGCGACCCCGGCGTACGCCTTCTTGCCGATGTCGTCGATCGACTGGCCCAGCTGGTTGACCCTGGCATCCGTGTATGCCGTGGTGCTTGCTGCACTGCTCTGCAATTGCTGCACGTTCACTGCGTCGGTGGGGGCGACGCCCGGTGCCACGTTGTGCACCGCCACCGGCCCGGTGGAGCCGCCATTGCCCATCGTCACGCTGTTGTGGTTGATGGAGCCGTCGACGTTGGTGTCGTAGCGAACCGCGCTTTGCTGGACGGCCTGCAGTTGGCGCACGTTCACCGCGTCGGTGGCCTGCGTGCCGCCCGCGACGTTGGTGATCTGGCGTTCGTTGCCTGCGCTGCCCACCGACACAGCGCCCTGCGTCGAGTTCACCACCGTGTTCGAGAACAACTCTTTCTGGCCTGCCATGCCCACGCGGTCGGCCGTCGAATTCGCACCCAGCGCTACGCCGTTGGCGGCCGTGGCCACTGCGTTGTTGCCGAGGGCGAGGGCGTTGGCCGCGGTTGCCTTGGCGCCGTTGCCCACGGCGATGCTTCCTGGAGCAGTCGCAACGGTGGCCGTGTTGCCGATCAGCAGCGCACCGGCTCCGAGCTGGGTCGCAGCCGCGGTCGCAACGGCGGGCCAGTTCGGCGACGCACCCGACCCGTCATCGGGCAGGCCCTGGATGATGGCGAAGCCACCCGTGCGGTTGGGGACCTGGCAGGTCCAGGTCTGGGGAGGCCCGCTCTGCGCCAGGCAAAGCGATCCGTCGTTGACGCTCAGGCCGGCCCATGCCATGTTGGCCGCGCCAAGGAACGTGGCGGCGGCCGCGATCGTCGCGCGCGAGGTGCCGCGCCTGTCTCGCGCACGGATCTTTTCCGCAACGGTCACCCAAGTGCCAAGAAATTCTCTCCGTACGGAGAGATGGATTCTTTTCATGACAAATACCCTCTCGGAGCTGATCGACGGCTCTTGCGAGCCAATCTTTTTGCTGGTTGAGTGCCACTTGGGTGTCGGCAGGTTGCCGCTGCCTGGACCCGGAGCACGGGAGGGAGCGGATGATGCGCGCCGACTTCGCCGAATGAGAGGTTTCGCGAAAAGGCGCCTGTTCTTTTGCATCCAAATGTGAAGAATTGCACGAAATGTCACACACTGGGACGCGTGAATTAGTCAGGTCGACGAGTGGACCGTCGACCCAGAATTCAGCCGTCTGGAGAGACAGGAGGATGGCCAATGCGCACGGGGATCGTTGCGATGAACTCTCTCAACAGGCTCTCCTGGAACAGCAGTTGGAGCGTGAGGGCCGGGGCAGTGCCAGAAATTTCTTCGACGGAATCGGCTTGCAGAGCGTGCTGTGATTCTTGAGGCGCCACACCGTGCTCACATGAGGTCAAGCCAGGATACGGCCAGTTTTAGCTCATAAGCGTTTAGGTCATTAAGAAGGACTGGCTTATGCGGGCACCCGGCACGCGGAATCGCCCCCTGCGATAGCTCCCGTACGTCGGCCCTCTATGTCTTGGAAAACCCGGGCGGCTCCGACTCATTGTGACCGTGAACCCTCGCGGTGCTGGCACGTCTGGCCTGGTCGTACGTCATGGCCCTCAAGGGGTGATCTCGGTTTCGGTGCATTTCACAGCGGTTTGAGTTCAGGGTATACCAGCGACCGTCCGCAGCGTGCCAGACACTTCATCCGGGACCATAGGCCCAGCACTCCTGGTTTTCATAGGACGCTAGGATGGCCACGGTGGCCAGCACAGCAAGCCAGATCGCCATGTTCGTCATCGGCCGACATCAGACAGGATGAGGCGCGAGCGCGCGCTTGCGGCGTTCGAAAACCTCGAAAACGCCCATACCCACCAGCATCGCGGCCACGAAGACGAGCGCCTTGACCCCGCCCATTCCGAGGGACACGAGGGCCGGGCCTGGGCAGAAGCCGGCGACGCCCCAACCAATGCCGAAGAGTACGCTGCCGAGGACCAGGCGGCGGTCAATGTGGCGCGCTGAAGGCAGTCGCATCTCGGCGCCCAGGAAGGACACGGCGCGGCGGCTGGCCAGCGCGAAGGCGAGCGCGCCCACAGCGATGGCACCCGCCATGACGAAGGCCAGGGAGGGGTCCCAGTTCCCGGCGAGATCCAAGAAGCCGAGCACCTTGGCCGGGTTGGCCATGCCGGACAAGATGAGGCCGAGGCCAAAGACCAGGCCGGCGAGAAGCGAGGCGAAAACAATCATGAAAGTCTCCTCAGATACCGAGTAGATGACGCGTGACGAACACTGTGACGAAGCCAGCGCCCATGAATGCGGCAGTGGCGACGAGCGAGCGAAGCGACATGCGGGAGAGGCCGCAGACGCCGTGGCCACTGGTGCAACCGGAGCCGTAGCGCGTACCAATGCCCACGAGCAACCCGGCCAAGATCAGCGCGCCATAACCGGCATCAATCTGTGGCTTGGGCAGCACCGTCACCAGCAAGTAGACTGCGGGCGCGCCGATCAGACCCAGGACGAAGGCAATGCGCCAGGCGCGATCGCCTTTGACCGACCTGAGCAGGCCACCAAGCACGCCACTGATTCCGGCGATGCGGCCATTGAGCAATGCAAACATCGCCGCCGCGATGCCGATGAGCACGCCACCGGCCAGTGCGGCGAGTGGCGTGAAGTGGTTCCAGTCGATGGACATCATTCTTCCTTTGGACAGTAGAGACGGTAGAGAAGCTCGAGTATTTCGAGCGTCGACGGGTCGGCCACGCTGTAGAAGATGCTCTTGCCCTCGCGACGCGTCTGGACCACCCCCTCGTTGCGCAGCACACCGAGTTGCTGCGAAAGGGTCGGCTGGTGAATGCCCAGCGCCTGCTCGAGGTCGCTCACGCACATCTCGCCTTGCGAGAGTTGGCACAGCAAGAGCAAACGATCTTCGTTGGCGAGCACCTTGAGGGCGCCGACCGCCTTGCCGGCAGCGCCGCGCAGGGCTTCGGGATCGATGACGAGGGGCGAAGGCTTCATGGAAAGGATGAAATAGTTTTGTTTGACATATTATGTTGAAATATATAATATTAGTCAATCGATTGAACATCGCACTCACGGAACACCTCATGGCGACCCGCACGACGACCCAAGGCTTCTTCGATCCCGGTACCTGGACGGTTTCTTACGTCGTCTGGGACCATGCAATGCAGCGCGCTGCTGTTATCGACCCTGTTCTGGACTACGACTTCAAGTCGGGGCACACGGGCACGGCTTCGGCTGATCGACTGCTGGCCTATGTGCGGGACAAGGGCCTGCAGGTCGACTGGATTCTGGAAACCCATGCGCACGCCGATCACCTGTCCGGGGCGCGCTACGTCCAAGGGCAGGTCGGCGGCCAGATCGCCATCGGCGAGAACATCCGCGCCGTTCAGGCGACCTTCAAGAAGCTCTACAACCTCGAGCGCAGCTTCCTGCCGGACGGCACCCAGTTCGACCACCTCTTCGGGGACGGAGAGACTTTCAAGATTGGCGAGGTAGAGGCCACTGCGTTGCTGGTGCCGGGCCACACTCCAGCAGACATGGCTTACCTAGTGGACGGCTGCGTCTTTGTCGGCGATACGCTCTTCATGCCCGACGTTGGCAGCGCACGTGCGGATTTTCCCGGCGGCGATGCGCGCCAGCTGTTCGCTTCGATGCACCGACTGCTGGACCTGCCACCCGAGACTGCGATGTATGTCTGCCACGACTATCCGCCCGCATCTCGATCGCCACGCTGGCAGACCACTGTCGCGGAGCAGCGCGCCCATAACGTCCACGTACACGACGGCGTCAGCGAGGACGCTTTCGTCGCCATGCGGACGGCTCGTGACGCCACCCTGGATGTTCCGACGCTCATCCTTCCGTCGATTCAGGTGAACGTGCGCGGCGGGCAGCTTCCGCCCCCGGACGATAACGGGGTCGCCTACCTTCGCATTCCGCTAAATGCGCTTGCTGTTCATCCGCTGGTTGGTTCAAAGTAAGCGCTTGAGCTCGGCTTGGGATTTGCAGTTTCGGCGGCACGTGCAGGTCAATTGCCGAGTCCCTGCATCGCAGGCCCCCTAGGCGTCATGGTCGCCGACCTCTGGGTAGGCGGCCAAGCGTGTGAGCGCAAAGACATGATCGGTGAAGCCCGCAGTATCGGTGTAGTGCTTTTCGAGCTGCAAGTCGGACTCGCAGTACAGTAGGCCGTCGAGTGCATAAGTCGAGCCGCGCACGCTGACTTTGACCAATAGGTCGGTTTCGCTGAACGTGTACGACAGGATCAAATCGCCGTTAGCGTCGGGAAATTGTGCCCTCTCCCCTGACGTTGCGTTGGTGCGTAGCCTAGCTGGACGCAATTAGGTCGCTGGAGGCGATGTGAGGACCGGAAAGAGGACGGTGACGCTCAAGCCGGTTTGCTTCGCTTGATCTGAGAAATCGAGATCAATTTGCGCACCGATGCGATTGGCAGTCGTCTGCACGATAGACAGCCCCAGGCCCGAGCCAATCTGCTCGCTGCCCAGCGTGCGGTAGAAAGGATCAAAAACGCGGTCCCGTTCGGCCAATGGGATGCCTGGCCCGTTGTCCTGGATGCGCAGTTCGACTTTCCCGTCCGACACATCCACCGAAAGATCGACCCGCCCTCCCTCTGGCGTGTAGCGAATCGCGTTATCGACCAGGTTCTTGACCACAGCGATCATGTCCAATTCGCTCGCCCACACTTTGGCGTCTTGCGTGCCTTCGACACCGATGTCGATGTGCTTGGCTTCGGCTGACGGCATGAGGTCTTCCAGCACGCGGCGATAGATGCCCTGGACAGATACCGGCGACTGCGGCAAGTCGGTGGCCGACTGCGCCTTGGCCAAGGTCAGAAGTTGATCCAACAGGCTCCGGCCACGCTCGATGCCTTGGCGCAGCACTGTCAGCCGTTCGCGTGCCAGGCCGGACATTTCCGCTTCTGCCAGTCGTTCCGCTTGCAGCGAAAGCGCGGTCAGCGGCGAGCGTAGCTCGTGCGCGGCGTCCGCCACAAAGCGACGTTGCGATTCCATCGACTCGCCGACACGTGAGAGCAGGCGGTTGATCGCCACGGCGAACGCGCGCACTTCGAGCGGAAGGTGACGGTCTTCGACGGGGTGCAATTCCTGATTGCCACGCAGGTCGATTTCCTTTGATAGCGCAGCAATTGGCCGGAACATCTTGCGTACCAAGTCGGCGACGATCAGCAGCAAAACTGGCGCGAGAATCAGGAGAGGCATCACTGTACGTAGCGCCCCATCACGGGCAATTTCATTGCGAAAGCCGGATTCCTGCGCCACGGCGATGCGTTCGCCGGCAGTTGTGGTCATGACCAGCACGCGGAAGGCCTCGCCGCTAACTTCTAGCGTATGCAGCCCATCGGCCAGGGTTGTCGGGAGCGGGAGTGTTCCGCCTGTATCCACACTTGACGCAGAGGGATTGGCCTCGCCCAAGCGCTGGACGATCACGCGCGACTCTTCATCGGCATCCTTGAGACGGGTATCGGTGGTCGGCGTGGTCGGCGACAGGCGCTGATGATCCATGAGCTGCGCGACCTGGCGCAGTACGTCGTCCTGTAGCTCGTGGGCCTCGTCGAAAGCGGACAGGAACGAGAATGCGCCTGCCACGATGGCCACCACGAGGATTGCCAGCGACAGGGTGAAGGACAACTTGAGCTGAACTGATTCGTTCAAGCGCCTTTTGAGACCATCCATCCGACCCCCCTGACGTTCTTGATGATTTCGCTGCCGAGCTTGCGCCGCAGTGCATGGATCAAATATTCGACCGCATTGCTTTCAACCTCTTCCCCCCAGCCGTAGATGCGATCTTCCAGTTCGCTGCGCGAAAGGATGGCTCCCGGCCGAATCAGCAAAGCTTGCAGCAGCGATAACTCCCGGTTGGACAGTTGCACCGGGTAGCCACCGTTAACGCTGGCTTCTTTTGTGGCCGGATCGAGCGACACCACGCCATTGGTGAGCACTGGCGTAGCCGTGCCGCCTTTGCGCCGCAGAACGGCGCGCATCCGAGCCAGAAGTTCTGCCATCTGAAAGGGCTTGGACACGTAGTCGTCGGCTCCGCCGTCCAGGCCGCGCAGACGATCATCCAGGCCATCACGCGCCGTGATGATGAGTAGAGGAACCGGGTTGTCCTTGGCGCGGATGCTAGACAGCACCTCCAGTCCATCCTTGCCTGGCAGGCCCAGGTCGAGCAGAACCAGGTCATAGTGCTGGCAACCCAGTGTCGTGAGGGCGGTCTGCCCTTCCTTCACCCAGTCGGTGGCATAAGACGCATCCTTCAATGCGCCGTGGATCGCCTCACCGATCATGGGATCGTCTTCGACCAGCAATACCCGCATTCCCTCTCCTCTTGGAATTATTACGCCCACATTACGGCAGCATCGAGACAAGAACTTTATCTTTTAGTCTGATGTGGTGATATATGGCAGCTAGTGCATGAATGCCTGCCAACCATATGATGACATCACCAAGCAGTTTGTGAATCTCGCCCCAATCTGCAAGGTTGGAAAAATAAGAATTCCTAACAAAGGGGAACACGTTAATTCGCATTCCCCCTAATAACGTCAAAGGATGAGATTCACTTCCCAGAGCCAGCAGCGCAGAAATCGGCAGCGAAAGAAGTAATGCCCACAGCGCAAAATGCACCAATCGGGAAAGGCCAAGCATCCAGGTAGGCATCTGATGTCGTGGAGCACCAGGACGTACTGCAACCCAAATCAAGCGCAAGAATGTGAGCACAAATACGGCGACACCCAAAGATTCATGCCAAACGATGTCATTTCGTGTGGCTGGATCGACTCCACCATCAACTATTCGCCCGAAGTCGCCAGGCCCTAACACGAATGCTGTAACAACAATCGTCGCCGTAATCCAATGAAAGGCTTTGCTTAATTTGTCATACTGATCAGGACTTTTTCTCATGACATTGTTTCCTCCATATTGGCTGGGCTGACCGTATTTTCAATGCGCAGTTCGGGCTGCCCTTTGCCTGAACAGCAGGATCGCGGTCAGCATGAAGGCCAGCAGCGCGGCCGACGCCGAATAGCGACTCAGCGCCAGACCGCCCGCGCTCAGCGGCTTGTCCAGAAAGTCGCCGACCACGGCACCCAGCGGGCGGGTCAGGATGAACGCCGCCCAAAACAGCAGTGTGCGGGACACGCCCGTCCAGTAGTAGGCCGCCACCACCAGGGCGAGCAGCCCGCTGAACACAACGGCCGCGCC includes:
- a CDS encoding Kelch repeat-containing protein: MQMLGFLVTRTMAIVLGVVALAGHCQADPAVGTWVRKAPMITSRAELSLAEVGGKLYALGGMIDGTSVALNEAYDIATDTWRVRHPMPRALDHLGVAVVNGKIVTVGGFVGAVHKDGQATVLEYDPSADAWRTLAPMSAGRGSVGVAVLDGKVYAIGGRNPANATVPTNEVYDPATNTWTALAPLPKARDHAAVIAAGGKIHVIGGRFTGPGDRTDLHDIYDPASNTWTSGPPLPTARSGLAYALYRG
- a CDS encoding Tn3 family transposase, whose amino-acid sequence is MSTYAYRFVGRESLPSRLTEFDLEQFFQLTVEDVEAIRERFRVPHRGAAALQLLFLRASGRPLDRFAALPRNLLAYVSQKLATPALSIASLRSLYQRRPTLYEHQLWTRNHLGLSDLGGAAEAEVTALLHLQAAEASHADDLVTAANHWLYDHRILIPGERRVRDWARDAFATVEAGILKTITAAVPTPALKRCRDSAYSLRPDGIATHLEWLKTPPKRDGPSTFAETLDKIRYLKSLAVHEWALEKLALAKQRAYAQQVQGRRPAKTRELKESRQTIELVCFLHVSLLEFTDVVMHQSSRRSQKLFRDAAQKALAIRGKPDTVARQQATIAREVLRDTTKTWQARGLEADRLLSELLDVPHKSFSSQVRQALSADHQRVAAFLGGMEGLAFGGQSNDAGFQQWTAWRELRDTKASELPADFSLPDVGPAWRELVRDADPKRGLQAFAACTMMSMRKSLRSGAAWIDHSLSFRSRDQMLISPEEWARNRDRYIALLGAPAKVDDLLERLQDNLRAGVAAVAEACEKGKVEIGADGMLHLPPVSALPDDGEPRRMRELIYKWIGDVQFPDLLLEIDALCNFSEALLGHRAQTVAELLALYAALLAHGTDIDAKSVAAMIPGLDMPKVSVAMRALETHGRLRRANERVVEFQGRIPMAAHWGSGEKASSDMMALDASRHLWNARVDPRRRTFAVGIYTHILDRWGISYDQPIVHNERQAGVAVNGVEQHNRSQDRIRLSLLAVDTHGYTNPAMAVAKLLGFDLCPRLRDLSERKLHLPTGFEAPEGIERVTVKRVSLKAIRAGWDELLRVIASVRIGKIDANLALRYLGSAAKGDPAYKAADHLGRLLRSIFLCDYITIEDFRREIHTLLSRGESVHLLQRAVYTGKLPTERGRRGDEMKAISGSHALLTNIVLAWNTHRMNDVVERLRKDAMAIDDAWLRRIGPVHFGHINFRGTFKFAIERYAQALLQRAPEVAPSRRAA
- a CDS encoding YXWGXW repeat-containing protein, translating into MRITNILLAATLAASALPVLAQVSVNINVPGIVQLPPPAPRYESLPRPRPGQVWVPGYWQWNERAYAWHPGYFVAARPNYAYAPGEWVRDDGGWRWREGNWRRAERRERREHDRYDDHDGDGDRPGGHHCPPGQAKKGRC
- a CDS encoding YadA-like family protein, with translation MTVAEKIRARDRRGTSRATIAAAATFLGAANMAWAGLSVNDGSLCLAQSGPPQTWTCQVPNRTGGFAIIQGLPDDGSGASPNWPAVATAAATQLGAGALLIGNTATVATAPGSIAVGNGAKATAANALALGNNAVATAANGVALGANSTADRVGMAGQKELFSNTVVNSTQGAVSVGSAGNERQITNVAGGTQATDAVNVRQLQAVQQSAVRYDTNVDGSINHNSVTMGNGGSTGPVAVHNVAPGVAPTDAVNVQQLQSSAASTTAYTDARVNQLGQSIDDIGKKAYAGVAAALAMESAPYIPGKVTYAAGMGHYERQTAVGVSLRKTADSGRWSVTGGASATGRGTLALRVGIGGVWD
- a CDS encoding YeeE/YedE family protein; this encodes MIVFASLLAGLVFGLGLILSGMANPAKVLGFLDLAGNWDPSLAFVMAGAIAVGALAFALASRRAVSFLGAEMRLPSARHIDRRLVLGSVLFGIGWGVAGFCPGPALVSLGMGGVKALVFVAAMLVGMGVFEVFERRKRALAPHPV
- a CDS encoding YeeE/YedE family protein, with translation MSIDWNHFTPLAALAGGVLIGIAAAMFALLNGRIAGISGVLGGLLRSVKGDRAWRIAFVLGLIGAPAVYLLVTVLPKPQIDAGYGALILAGLLVGIGTRYGSGCTSGHGVCGLSRMSLRSLVATAAFMGAGFVTVFVTRHLLGI
- a CDS encoding ArsR/SmtB family transcription factor; protein product: MKPSPLVIDPEALRGAAGKAVGALKVLANEDRLLLLCQLSQGEMCVSDLEQALGIHQPTLSQQLGVLRNEGVVQTRREGKSIFYSVADPSTLEILELLYRLYCPKEE
- a CDS encoding MBL fold metallo-hydrolase, whose amino-acid sequence is MATRTTTQGFFDPGTWTVSYVVWDHAMQRAAVIDPVLDYDFKSGHTGTASADRLLAYVRDKGLQVDWILETHAHADHLSGARYVQGQVGGQIAIGENIRAVQATFKKLYNLERSFLPDGTQFDHLFGDGETFKIGEVEATALLVPGHTPADMAYLVDGCVFVGDTLFMPDVGSARADFPGGDARQLFASMHRLLDLPPETAMYVCHDYPPASRSPRWQTTVAEQRAHNVHVHDGVSEDAFVAMRTARDATLDVPTLILPSIQVNVRGGQLPPPDDNGVAYLRIPLNALAVHPLVGSK
- a CDS encoding sensor histidine kinase, which produces MDGLKRRLNESVQLKLSFTLSLAILVVAIVAGAFSFLSAFDEAHELQDDVLRQVAQLMDHQRLSPTTPTTDTRLKDADEESRVIVQRLGEANPSASSVDTGGTLPLPTTLADGLHTLEVSGEAFRVLVMTTTAGERIAVAQESGFRNEIARDGALRTVMPLLILAPVLLLIVADLVRKMFRPIAALSKEIDLRGNQELHPVEDRHLPLEVRAFAVAINRLLSRVGESMESQRRFVADAAHELRSPLTALSLQAERLAEAEMSGLARERLTVLRQGIERGRSLLDQLLTLAKAQSATDLPQSPVSVQGIYRRVLEDLMPSAEAKHIDIGVEGTQDAKVWASELDMIAVVKNLVDNAIRYTPEGGRVDLSVDVSDGKVELRIQDNGPGIPLAERDRVFDPFYRTLGSEQIGSGLGLSIVQTTANRIGAQIDLDFSDQAKQTGLSVTVLFPVLTSPPAT